A single region of the Musa acuminata AAA Group cultivar baxijiao chromosome BXJ1-11, Cavendish_Baxijiao_AAA, whole genome shotgun sequence genome encodes:
- the LOC103970422 gene encoding peroxidase 5-like has product MMMGCVSRSCWIVFMAVLAMASSTSASLHLGFYRKTCPSAEAIVRRTVSEAVANNPGLAAGLIRMHFHDCFVRGCDASLLLNSSPGNTAEKDAPPNNPSMRGFEVIDAAKAAVEARCPSTVSCADIIAFAARDSAYLAGVIDYPVPAGRRDGRVSLDSEALTNIPLPNLTAAGLRDSFAKKGLSVDEMVTLSGAHSIGRAHCTAFAPRLYNFNATHTQDPSMDPAFAAYLKSRCSPSTVDFTSKDPTTVPLDAVTPSRLDNQYYKNLARRRGLLFSDQTLQASRLTARLVRLDAKLGSVWAAKFAAAMVRMGYIEVLTGSQGEIRKMCGVVNHRP; this is encoded by the exons ATGATGATGGGTTGCGTTTCTCGTTCTTGTTGGATCGTCTTCATGGCGGTCCTCGCCATGGCTTCTTCAACTTCGGCTTCCCTCCACTTGGGTTTCTACCGGAAGACGTGCCCGTCCGCGGAGGCCATCGTGCGCAGAACCGTGAGTGAGGCGGTGGCCAACAACCCCGGCCTCGCCGCTGGGCTTATCCGGATGCACTTTCATGACTGCTTCGTTAGG GGATGTGATGCTTCGTTGCTGCTGAATTCGAGTCCGGGGAACACTGCGGAGAAGGACGCGCCACCCAACAACCCCAGCATGCGAGGCTTCGAAGTGATCGACGCAGCGAAGGCGGCCGTCGAAGCACGCTGCCCGTCCACGGTGTCGTGCGCCGACATCATCGCCTTCGCGGCGCGGGACTCGGCCTACCTGGCCGGCGTCATCGACTACCCTGTGCCCGCCGGAAGGCGCGACGGGAGGGTGTCACTGGACTCGGAGGCTCTAACTAACATCCCCTTGCCTAACCTCACCGCCGCCGGGCTGAGGGACAGCTTCGCCAAGAAGGGGTTGTCGGTGGACGAGATGGTGACGCTTTCGGGAGCCCACTCCATCGGCCGCGCCCACTGCACCGCCTTTGCGCCGCGGCTGTACAACTTCAACGCCACCCATACGCAGGACCCGTCGATGGATCCCGCCTTCGCGGCCTACCTGAAGAGCAGATGCTCGCCTTCCACCGTGGACTTCACCAGCAAGGACCCGACGACGGTGCCGCTGGACGCGGTGACGCCGAGCAGGCTGGACAACCAGTACTACAAGAACCTGGCGAGGCGGAGGGGGTTGCTGTTCTCGGATCAGACGCTGCAGGCGAGCCGGCTGACGGCGAGGCTGGTGCGCCTGGACGCGAAGCTGGGGTCGGTTTGGGCGGCCAAGTTCGCAGCGGCCATGGTGAGAATGGGCTACATCGAGGTGCTCACGGGAAGCCAGGGGGAGATCAGGAAGATGTGTGGGGTGGTGAACCATCGCCCGTAG